The genomic stretch CGTGATGTACCCCATGGACAGCTTGACGAGCGCGGCGGCTCAATCCCAAAAGGATTATCCGCACACGCCGCTGCGGCTCTATGTCGAGGCGCTGGGTGGTGTGATGAAACTGGTGCTTGATCAGATGTGCAACATTGGCGTGATTGGCACTCTGCCGATCGTGACGGACGAACTGCAGGTCGAATCCTTGCGCGAGCTCGAACTGGTTACGGTCGTCAGTCCCTCTCACCCGCTCGCCAGTTTCCGAGGCGTCATTTCGGCGGCCGCAATCAAGAAGCACGTGCAACTCGTCCTGAGCGACCGAACCGCACTGTCCCAGGGACGCGAATTCGGTGTATTGGCCACCTCGACGTGGAGGCTCGCGGATCTGGGGGCCAAGCATGCCTTTCTGAAGGCGGGCCTGGGCTGGGGCCATATGCCCCTGCACATGGTCAAGGCGGAGCTCGAAAGCGGCACGCTGGTGAAGATTCGCCTTGAAGGTCTACCGCGCGACGTGATGATGCCGATGAAGGTTGTTTACCGCAAAGACGCGCCGCCGGGACCGGCTGCCCGCGCCTTCATTGCACAACTGGGGAAGTAGGCTGATTGCCGCGATCTGGCCGCACGGAGCTTGTTAAGGAGGATGTCGGTCCACCAGGACAGATTGTCCATTTCGATATCCAGATCGGTGTCGTCCAGGCGGAATTCCGCCTGGACGTCTCAGCGGAGCCGCCTTCTCAACCCGCGCTCAGCGATGCCGCACGCGAGCCCGACCGACCGGCGCGCGCATCCAGACTGAAGGCGCCGGCACCGAAGTAGGCGATCTGCAGCAGGCCACCGGCCATCATCACGTTCTTGAGAAAGTGAATCATCTGGTTTTGATCTGCGAAGTTATGGTGAAAGAACATCGCCGTGACCACGCAGAACACCGCCATTGCCAGCGAGACGACACGAGCCCGGTAGCCCGACAACAGCAGCAAGCCGCCGCCCAGTTCGGTCAGCACGGCAACAACGAACGCGAGTGGCGGCACGGGCAGGCCGATGGCTGCAATATAACCAACCGTCGCACCATACGCTGCGAGCTTGCCCAGCCCGCTCATGACAAACGGTGCCCCGATCAGAATGCGACCCAACAGCGGAAGAAATTTGAAACGTTCCATTACTATCTCCTGAAATGGATTTGCGCAGGTGGAGTACAAGAGAGGGAATTAGCCGGCGTCCACCATCACCAGCTCGGAATCTTCAAGAGCGGAAATCTGCGCCGCGGCGACTTTCGTGATCGCCACGCCGTCTAGCGGCCCAACGGGCTCGCCATTCAATTCGATGCGTCCCGAGGCCACGACAAGATAGGCACGACGCGATGGACCCAACTCGTGTCGAACGCTTTCGCCTGCCTTTAGCATTGCGCCAAGCACACGCGCATCGGCGCGAATGGGAAGCGCCTCTTCATCGCCGGCGAACCCGCTGGCAAGGACTACGAAGCGCCCTGACCGGTCGACTTTGGGAAACGGCTTGGTATCCCACGCGGGTTCGCCACCGGCTTCACGAGGCAGCAGCCAGATCTGATAGACCTTGAGCGGCACCTCGCCCTTGTTGAACTCGGTGTGGCGTATGCCCGTACCGGCGCTCATGACCTGGACATCGCCTGCCTGAATCGTTCCGTCGGATCCCACAGTGTCTCGATGCCCAAGCAGGCCCTGGCGTACATAGGTGATGATCTCCACGTCACGGTGCCCGTGCATGGGAAACCCGCTGCCGGCAGCAATCTCGTCGTCGTTCCAGACGATCAGGGGACCCAATGCTCCATGCTCGGGATTACCATCGGCGCTAACCGCGAAATGGTATTTCGCGCGCAGCCAATTTCGTTCCGCCCTGTCCAATGATTCCCAACGCCTGTGTGCGAGCATGTCCGCCTCCGTTTCCCGCCGCCGCAAATGCGGCGCCTGTCGCCTGTGCGACCGACCGAATGCGGCGCTGATGCAGGTGATGGGAAGGATGCTATATTTGCAACGAACTCATGCATAGATCCAACAATGAAACGTATCATTGCCCTCAGTAGAACGATTAGAGGGGATTGAAGTCTGCCCATGAACGCAATCACTGACCTCAATGATCTTCGGCTCTTCGCGGAGGTGGTCCAGCATGGAAGCTACACGGCGGCCGCGCGCGCCCTCGGCCTGCAGACCTCGAAGCTCAGCCGTCGCGTTCGTGCCTTGGAAGAAGAACTTGGCGTCCGCCTGCTCAATCGCACGAGCCGTAGCCTGTCTTTGACGGAAACCGGGCGGCAGTTCCACCAGCATTGCCTTGCGCTGGTAGCGGAAGCCAAGGCCGCCAAAGATATCGTGGACCGCACGCGTTCCAGGCCGCAGGGCACCATCCGCATCGCCTGCCCCGTGGCCCTGCTGGAGTCCGGCATCTCCACGATCATTGCGCGATACCTCGCGGACAACCCCGACGTCCAGGTTCTGCTGGATGCAACCAACCGCCGCGTGGATGTCGTCGAGGAAGGCTTGGACTTTGCCATCCGGGTCAGGCTTCCGCCGCTGGAAAACACCGATCTCGCGGTCCGCCAGCTAGGCTTGTCGATCCACATTCTGGTTGCCAGTCCCGCGTTGGCGGCACGCCATCCGGCGCCCGGCTCAATCGAATCCGTGAAGGCATGGCCTACCCTCTCCATGGCCAGCAGCGGCGAGCGATTTGTCTGGAACCTGGTCGACGCTGAAGGGCGCGTGACCTCATGGGCGCATCAGCCCCGCTTGGCGACCGACGATCTGGCGAGCCTTCGGATTGCGGCAATATCGGGCGTCGGCGTGGCAATGCTGCCGAGGGAGCTGGTTGAGGCCGATATTCAGGCCGGCCGTCTGCAGCACCTGCTGCCCGGCATGGCTACCACGCCGGGGCTTGTGCATGCGATCTTCCCCACGCGCCGAGGCATGGTTCCGGCCGTCCGTCACCTGCTCGATGCGCTCGTTGCGGGATTCGACGATCTGAACCGGCAGCGCTAGAGCGGCCGCCCGCGTTGCGTTGTGTCCTGCAACTTGCGCCGCGGTTTCAGCGTGCAGTATGCGGGCCGGCACTCAATGCCATGAACTTGAAGGACTCGCGATTCGCGGGAGCAGCGCCTCACGGAAGCCCAACCAGGACCCGGTCGTCGATAAGCAGGCCAACGTCTGTGCGGGACACGACGCACGGCAGACGCACCTAAAACAAAACGGCCGAGGTTTCCTACCGATACAGGCGGGAAACACTCAGCCGTAAATTGCGCGATGTTCGAAAATGCGCCTAACGCCCAATATTACATACCGCTTGCCGCGCCCGAACGAGACGTTCCGTCAACAGCACCGCCGTATCCCGAAACGGGGGCTTGGGCTTGAGCGATGGCGTTCTGAGCCGCGACTTTTGCTTCAGCGGCCTGGATGTTCTCCGGGTAGTGAATCCAGTCGTGCGGGTCATAGCCCGCTTTCTCGAGCTGCACCAGATCGGCACGCACCTGCGCACGACTTTCCGGCTGACTGGACTGTGCGAACGACACAACCGGTGCTGCAAAAAGGGCAGCGATAAGAACCATCCTGGTGAACGACTTCATGATGACGTACCTCAACGATTTTTGTTAGTGGCGCTACGAGAGTTTCCCTGTCACGGTTGAACCGAGTCTAATGGGCAAAAATAACTAGGGTAAGTACTAATTTCCCCAACTCTCTGTTGCTAAAGCCGCAACAATCAGCCAACACGGGTGACCATTTCGCGGATCCATTCGTCACTACAGACGATTGCTGTCGCTGAGTTACAATCGGTCGCGATTGCATGACCTTCCCAGGAAGCCGCGAAAATGAGCCTAGCCGCCAGCAAGCAAGCCACGTCCGCTCGAACCCGCAAGAAGTCTGTCTCGACCCAGCCCGAAGCCGGCCGCGCCGAAGCTGCCACGAACCCACATTCTCCGGGCAGCAGCAACGTCGAATTCATCACCCAGCAGTGGCAGCGGGAATACAGAAATCTGGATCTTTCGAACTTCCTGCTCGCGGTTTATTTCATGCGCATCGGTACGCTCGTCGAAGTCGCGTTTGACAAGAGGTGCCAGGAACGTTGGGGTATCAGCGGGTCAGACATGCGTGTCCTGCTGGCGCTGCGTCGCAGCGGCCACCCGTATGCAAAGCGGCCGACCGATCTGTATCGCTCCCTGCTCGTTACTTCGGGCGCAATAACCAAGAAGATCGATCGGCTCGCGAGCCTTGGCATGGTCGAACGCCAGTCCGACCCGAGTCACGGCGGCGGGTCGATCGTTCATCTGACCAGGAAGGGCCTTGACGTTGTCGAAAAAGCCATTGTGAAGCTTGCGGAAGAGTCTTCGATCGCACCTGCTATGGCGCACTTTACGGAAGCCGAGCGGGCAAGCGGTACGGAGTTCTGTTTGCGTACCTTGGCCCTGATGGAGGAATTGAACGTCCCGGCAATCGAAGACACCGAAAACATCGAGTCGGCATCTCGAACCAAAGCGGCGCGACGGCCATCCCGCAACAGTCGTTAATTACAGTCGTTAATTACACTGTGGCGGCGGCCTTTTTTTGTGCATCCTGCAAGCTCTGCGGGTAGTACGACGTGGCCCAGCAGCAGCGCTACAGCAACGAAAGTCGCCTTGCTCACGGATGAACGCATTAGCTACTCCTTGTTTTTAGTTGAAGTGAACTTGCTGACAGCATCGTAGTTAGAGCAACGGCGTTCCTATATGGCCTACTCGTTTCGGTAACGCCCGGAATCTGCCAGTTGTCGGACTGCCACGGCTACGCACCTCCCGGACCTGGGACGTAGCTCTTGACTATGTGGTCGACCAAGGCCGGCAAACGCTGAGCGATCCGCCGGGAATCGCTGCTCGATTTGAAATTGGATGTTGCACCCTCCCAAAGCATCACCAACGTATCCGTCAGCACCCCGGCATCCACTGCGTTTGCGGCAACTGCCAGCCGCATCAATAGTGCTCGAAACTCCTGGCCAGGATTGGTACGCGAAAGCGTGACAGGATGCTCCTCGGCGGTGAACGCTACCACCGGCAATTGAGGTTGCCCGCGCTGATAACCATCTGAAGCCAGCTCAACCGCGACATCGATAAAGAGTTCGAGCAAGTACTGGATGGGCTCTTCGCCCGATCGATGTCCAGCTTCCTGCCATCGCGCGCGCTCGCGATCGCGATCGCAACATCCACCATTGCTTTCCACATCGTTCAGCCATCCTTTGTGTCAGCCACAGCAGCCGAATTGGCTCCAAAGACTGTTGTGGCGATTCTTGTAACAAAGCATTTTGGCGAATGTCGCGTAGTCGACCCGGGAAGCGTCGCCTTGCAAATTGTGTCGTTCCGGAGTGTTCGCTTTCGTCACGATGAAACTCCAGAGTTGCCCTGTCGGTAACCAATGAAATTACCGCTGGTTCGACCCGCCGGGAATGCTATCTCCACAACCACAGTTCGCACATGTCCCGAATCGCAAAGCACCATTGCGCGCCGTAGGACGATAAAGGCCCACGCCACGGACGCCGCATTCGTGTCGCTTGAACGCCAACACTTAGTGAATCGCTTCACGCCGACCCTTTCCGGCTTGGACCCGAGATGCGGTCCCAAGCATGCCGTCATCGACGAATGGGTTGACACGCCTCCACCGGCATCCTAATATACAACAATGCTGTACGCATTCACTATTGTTGAATACACAGCACAGCGCCTGGCAGGAGACATCGAAGTTTCAGGATCGCCATCATTTATTAAGGATTACTTTCAATGGACAGCATCTATTTTGAACGTCGTCAGAACGTAGGCCATATCGTATTGGCCAATCCTCCCTCGAATCTCATCGCGGCTGATTTCGCCGACTGCCTTGAGAGGGCCGTCCGGGAAGCCAGCAAGGCCGATATCCGGTCGCTCCTGATCCGTGCACAGGGGCCCGACTTCAGCAAGGGCGGCGACGTCCTCGATTTCATCGACAAAGGTTTCGATGATTGGCGGACGTTCATATCGCAGATTCACCACACCTATCGGTCAATCGAATCCCTCCAGATTCCAACGATTGCCGCAGTGCGCGGTGCGGCATTCGGCGGCGCATTCGAGCTGGCTCTCGCTTGCGACTTCATTGTCGCCGCAGAGAACGCCACCTTCCGGTGTATTGAAGCGTCCGTTGGCTCGGCACCTGTCGCGGGCGGCGTGCAACGCCTGGCGGAACGAGTGGGCCGTGCGTATGCGGCGCGCTACGCGATGCTAAGCGAACCCATGTCCGGCGCGACCGCCGGTCAGCTCGGCGTTGCCGCCTTCGTCGTCGGCGAAGATCAGGTCGAGAACGTCGCCGAGGATCTCGCCATCAAACTTGCCAACGGCCCTACGCGCTCGTATGGCGCCATTCGCGCCCTCCTCAAGGCATGGTCAGGCGGCGGCGTGCCCGGTGCCGACGCGCTGGTCCTCGATCTCACCATGGGGCTGCACATGACGGAAGACGCCAGGAAAGGGCGAACTGCACGTGCAGAAGCCGTCGCGCGCGGCGAAGAACCGGCTCCGGTCGTTTTTCTCGGCAAATGAGCCATCAGACAGGCCCATGGCGCGGAAGACCGGCTTGCAGCTGCGCAAGGTCCCCAAGTAGATCCGCTTTGTCGACTCGTTTCCCACCACCGTGACGGGAAAAATCCAGAAGTACCAGATACGGAAAATCATGACCGACGAGCTTGGACTGAAAGAACAACACACAGCGTGACGCTCCTCGGCGATGAGATCACATCAATCCCGTTGTCACACTTTACCGGAGTGCTGCCATGGCAGAAGTCGATATACAAACCGTCTATTTCGTCGCGAAGGATATTGGCCGGCTGGAAAATTTCTATGGTTCGGCGCTGGGGATGCCTGTCCAGTTCCGCGACGAGAACAAGTGGACTCAATTCCGCCTGCAGCGCAGCGCATTCGCACTGTGCTCGGTAGAAGAAGCGGCACAAGGAGCCGTCGGGGCCGTCCCCGTCTTCCAGGTCGCCGGGGAGGCCCAGGACGAGGTTCGGCAGAAAATCCTGTCCGCCGGCGGCCAGTTACTCGCAGAGCGCGACATGGGTACGCACGGCATTGTTGCCACCTACAAGGATCCGGAAGAAAACATCTTTCAGGTATTCAGCAAATCTCCGGCGCACTAAGTCGCGCCAAGTCAGAAGACCACTCAATTCGCACCTTACTGGAAAATCGATGAAATTCGGTATATTTGACCAAAACGATCGCAATGGACTGCCTATTCATAAGCAGTACGAAGATAGAATGGAAATTATCGAGTTTTACGACAGGCTCGGCTTCCATTGTTATCACATGTCGGAACACCATGCGACCACGCTGAGCGCTTGCCCGTCGCAAAGCGTGTTTCTTGCCGCTGCCGCGCAGCGCACCAGGACACTGCGCCTGTCTCCGCTGGTCTACATTCTCCCGATCCACCACCCCGTGCGTCTTGCCGAAGAAATCTGCATGCTCGACAATCTGAGCGGCGGCCGCCTGGAGTATGGCGTGGGGCGAGGCGCCTCGCCCCACGAAATCGCGGCGCTCGGTATCGATCCGGCCACGGCTCAGGCCAGATACATCGAGTCGTATGAAATCATCAAGCGGTATCTCAGTTCGGATACCCTCGACTATCAGGGGACGTTCTGGCAATTCAACGACATGCCGGTCGAACTCAAGCCGCTGCAGACGCCCCCTCCGACCTGGTACGCGCTGGCGTCGCCGGAGTCGACGGTATGGCCAGCCCAGGAGAAGATGAACATCGTGTGCGGCGGCCCGGTCCAACGCGTCAGAGCCATCACCGAGCGATATCGCGAAGAATTCTCCAAACGGCATCCGTCCGCCGCTGAGCCGCTCATCGGCGTGAATCGCTATATTGTTGTCGCGGAAACGGACCAGGAGGCCATGAAAATTGCCTCGCGGGCATGGTCAGTCTTCTATCCGAACTTTTACAAGCTCTGGAAAAAGCACGGGACGGAACCGGTCAACCAGAAGCTTCCGCCGACCATCGCAACGCTCGTGGAATCGGGCCTCGCCGTAGTGGGCCGCCCGGAAACCGTTCGTGAAAAACTGCTGGAGCAGGCGCACGATGGGGACTTCAACTACCTCATCGGAACGTTCATGTTCGGCGACATGTCCGTCGCCGAAGCCAAGACATCTATTGGGCTTTTTCACGAGTCCGTCATGCCCGCGTTCAGCGAGTTGCAAAAGGTTCCATCATGAATGGCAGCACTCTGGTAGACCACGAACGTCCTCCAATCAGGACGTTCGACAAACGCCAGTTGAGAGACGTATTAGGGTCCTTTGTCACCGGTGTCACCGTGGTCACCACCCGCGATGCCGAGGGAGGCATGCACGGCCTCACCGCAAATTCGTTTTCCTCAGTTTCTTTGGATCCACCCCTCGTTTTATGGAGCCAGGCGACCTCCGCGGGAAGCCATTCTGCGTTCAAGGATGCCGAACGATTCACCATCAACATCCTGGCAGAGCACCAATACGACCTCGCCAATCACTTTGCGACCCGCTCGCCGGACAAATTCTCCGGCATCGACTATGACCTTGGGGTCGACGGGCTGCCGCTACTGCGCAATTGCAGCGCATGGCTGGAGTGCAAGGTGGTCTCCCGCTTTCCAGGCGGAGACCATGTGATTTTTGTCGGATCGGTGGATTGCATTCGCCAGAGCACGCGGCGGCCACTGGTATTCGGCGGCGGGCAGTATCTGGTCGCCGACCCGCACGACCTCGGCCGCGCACCGGTCGGAACGGAGGGTGCGATGAAATCGCAGCCGCATGCTGTCCGGCTGGCCAGCCGCGCCATGTTGCGGCTCGCGCATACACTGGACAAGACGCTTGCGCTGGTAGCGTGGGGCAATCACGGTCCCACGGTGATCGCGTGGCAAGCCGCGACCACGCCCGTGGTCGCCGATCTGCCGCTGGGACTTGTGCTACCGGTGACGACTTCCGCTTCGGGCCTGGCTCTCGCGGCGTTTCTTCCGCCTGAAGCGGTCGATCGATTCGTGACGGCGGAGCTGCGTGATAACGGACGACAAGCGTCTGGCGAACTGACCCTCACCGCGGAATCATTCGCCAGCGTACTTGAATCCGTCAGGGCTTCGCATGTCGCGACAAGGCGCCCCGGGCCGTTTTATGACGACCGGGTGCTCGCCAACGCCATCAGCGTGCCCATTCTTTCCCCGAGCGGACTGGCCGTGCTGGCACTGACGGCGATCGGCCCAGCAGAGCATTTCGATGCCGCGGCTGACAGCCCTTGTGCAGAAGCCCTCAGGGACGCCGCACACGAGATCTCCGCTGCATTGGGAGACGCGTGAATTGGCATTTGCCCAAGTTAAAGCGACCAATATATCGGCCAAACTCCCATCATGACTGAAACAGATAGCCAACTACTTGAATCCTCGCTGCCCGCCATCGAACAGGCAGCATTGAATCTCCCGACACTTGGCGACAAACGGGTCATCACGTATCGGGTTGCCGGCGACGAGCGCGCGCCCGCCATCGTGCTGCTGCATGGCATTGGTTCGAGCTCGGCGGGATATCGCGCGCAGCTCGCCGCACTGTGCAGGCACCATCGGGTGATTGCCTGGGATGCACCCGGCTATGGACAAAGCAGCCCCTTTGCGATCGGCACGCCGGCCGCCACGGATTATGCGGATGCGCTCATGGCCCTGCTGTCCGCGCTCGGCATTGCGCGTGCGACCGTCGTAGGCAGTTCATGGGGGAGTGTCATCGCTGCAACGTTTGCGGCGCGGTACCCGTCGGCTACACGCGCTCTCGTATTGAGCGCGCCCAATGTTGCACGAGGACATCTATCCGGTGCGGAGCGCGACCAGGCGCGAGAAGTCCTGATGCGAAGCGCAGCGGCACAATCGCCCGAGGCGCGCGCCGCTGTGGTCAACGCGCTGGTCGCTCCGAACGCCGGTCCCCTGGTTCGCGCGGTCGTATCACGGCTGAGAGACGCGGTGACCGCCACAGGCTGGGAACACGCCGTGGATATGCTTTTCTCCACATATACGCCATCCGTCGTTGCTTCGATCCAGGCGCCGCTCTCCGTCATTATCGGCAACCTGGACCGCGTCGCTCCCATCGACGACCATGCCCGGCCGATTCACGAGGCTGCTCACGATTCGACACTCCACGTACTCGATGCAATCGGCCACATGCCGAAGCTCGAAGCGCCGGGGGCATTCAATTCCATCGTGTTGGCAGCTGCCGCAGCCGGGACAGACTGATGGAAGGATGAATGCAATGAGGAGGCTGCGGCGCAGGCCGCTGCCCTCGCTTCAGGGCCTGTTCACGCTAATAACAGGCCCTAATGTGTCCATTGCTTGTCGCTCGCCGGGACAGATGGCGCGCATCGGTATCGCGCGCCCGGCTTCTACCCAATTTTGCTGGGGACCTTTCCGCCCAGTGCAACCGTAGCTCGAACCGCGCTATCGAGTAGCGCTTTTATCTGCTTACCTTCAATTTCCGTGTCCAGTGTTGCGGGCGATCCGATGAGACTGATGGCAAATCGAAGATATCCGTCCCTGTCCCAGATCGGGGCCGCGACAGACACGTAACCCATGTCCCCGCGATGGACCGTTGTGAAGCCACAGGTGCGCAATTCAGTGATCGCTTCTTCCCGCAAGGAAGCCGGACTCCATTCCTGTTCCGCAGACAGTTCGCGGCTGATGAGATCGTCGGTGCGCCCGGGCTGAAGGCAGGCAATGAACAGCTTTCCCGCCGCCGTCGTGACCAGCGGAATCAGACCGGTTCTCAACTCGAGAATACTGCGCGTCTGCCCCTCCTGCTTAAAGAGACTAACCGGGCCATCCTCGGTCCATGCGGTCACGGCCGCGCCACTCAGTGTTGCTTCCCGCAAGGCGATCACCTCCCGGCGAACGATATCGAATCCGTCCAGCTGGTTAATCGCGCTCATACCCAAAGCAAGCGACGCCGGCCCGAGCTTGTAGCACCCTGGCTTTTCGTCCGTCGACGCAAGCCCGGTTCGCACCAGACTAATCATGTAGTTGCTCGTCGCGCTCGGCGACAGTTCGGACAACGCAGCAATCTCCTTGAGCGGGAGTGCTCGCTCACTCGTCTGCAACGCGGAGAGGATTCGGAACGCAATCTCGACAGACTGAATGCCGCGCCTCGCAGTCACATTGGTCATTTTTCGGCCGTATGGAAGTCACAAAAAATCACCGCCCCGGGTTTCTACGGACGGTCGCCATGTTGACACGTCTAGGGGTGACCCCAATAGTGTTCAACATAAATTATCTCATTCATTATTGTTGAATTCAACACCGGCAAGCTGCGACGATCAGGGACAAGCGATCTGCTGGAATAAACGTCTGAATTTTTCAGCCTCTCATTTCATCAGTAGTACACATTTTTTGCCATTCCTTTTATTCAAATAACTTCTTCGGAAGAGTAACAACCGGGTCGAAGACAAGGCATGGCAATTTTTGGACGTACGGTGGCAGGCGCGATCGTTGCAATCCGCGATTACGCATGCATCACAGATGGTCAGCGAAATTACGGCAGCCTCTGTCGAGCAGAGTCATGGCCTGGAACAGGTCAATCAGGCAGTCATTCAGATGGACAAGATCGCGCAAGCTAACGCGGCGCTGATCGAACAGGCTACGCCTGCTACTCAACTACTTGAGGAACAGGCAAACACGCTTAAAACGACCGTGTCTTCGTTCAAGCTTTTTGATGCGAACGAGCCGATGCTCGAAGCAAGGTCCTGACTTCACTGGAAAGACGTATCGCCGGGAAGTTGCCTTCATCGACGGTCGCAACCAATGGGTGCAATTGATCTAAAGAAATCCTGCCTGATGTGGGATAGCACCGGCGCTTGACTACCTGGACTCTGCCGCGATACCGGAAACGCGGCAGCGCGATCAATCATCATTTCCAGTTCCGCAAGCGCGCTAGCCGAAGTCCCCTCTCCGCGCTCGCAGACCGTCACCATGAAGGCCGAGTTCGCGGCGTTCAGGCGCTTTCCTTCCCGGTCGCCCTCAGCGCCGCCAGCCGCGGGAACAGCTTCAGCGCATTATCGGCCAGGACCGCCCGGCTTTCGTCGCTGTTCAGCCCCGCGCCTGTCTCGACCTCATGGCGGCAAGCGACGGCTAGATCTCGGCGAAGATACGGATAGTCGGAGCCGAAAAGCACCTGGTCCATGCCGACTACAGAACGAAGCATCTGCAGGACAGCTGGCTGCCACGACACCGCCGTGTCCCAATAGAGCCTGCGAAGCGTGTCCGCAGCGGTCCCGCGCTCTTCACCACCGGGGATCACACTCATCTCGTCGACGACTGAAAAACGCGCCGCCAGATAGGGAATCGTGCCGCCGGCGTGAGAAATAATGTACTTCACGTTCGGGGTGCG from Paraburkholderia phytofirmans OLGA172 encodes the following:
- a CDS encoding LysR family transcriptional regulator, encoding MLDGITLDQIRTFIAAVDEGSFSAAGRKLRRAQSVVSQTLANLEAQLEVKLFDRTARYPQLTDAGKSLLLDARSVADTIDGFKARARAMREGLEPELSVAMDVMYPMDSLTSAAAQSQKDYPHTPLRLYVEALGGVMKLVLDQMCNIGVIGTLPIVTDELQVESLRELELVTVVSPSHPLASFRGVISAAAIKKHVQLVLSDRTALSQGREFGVLATSTWRLADLGAKHAFLKAGLGWGHMPLHMVKAELESGTLVKIRLEGLPRDVMMPMKVVYRKDAPPGPAARAFIAQLGK
- a CDS encoding DoxX family protein, whose amino-acid sequence is MERFKFLPLLGRILIGAPFVMSGLGKLAAYGATVGYIAAIGLPVPPLAFVVAVLTELGGGLLLLSGYRARVVSLAMAVFCVVTAMFFHHNFADQNQMIHFLKNVMMAGGLLQIAYFGAGAFSLDARAGRSGSRAASLSAG
- a CDS encoding pirin family protein; this translates as MLAHRRWESLDRAERNWLRAKYHFAVSADGNPEHGALGPLIVWNDDEIAAGSGFPMHGHRDVEIITYVRQGLLGHRDTVGSDGTIQAGDVQVMSAGTGIRHTEFNKGEVPLKVYQIWLLPREAGGEPAWDTKPFPKVDRSGRFVVLASGFAGDEEALPIRADARVLGAMLKAGESVRHELGPSRRAYLVVASGRIELNGEPVGPLDGVAITKVAAAQISALEDSELVMVDAG
- a CDS encoding LysR substrate-binding domain-containing protein, yielding MNAITDLNDLRLFAEVVQHGSYTAAARALGLQTSKLSRRVRALEEELGVRLLNRTSRSLSLTETGRQFHQHCLALVAEAKAAKDIVDRTRSRPQGTIRIACPVALLESGISTIIARYLADNPDVQVLLDATNRRVDVVEEGLDFAIRVRLPPLENTDLAVRQLGLSIHILVASPALAARHPAPGSIESVKAWPTLSMASSGERFVWNLVDAEGRVTSWAHQPRLATDDLASLRIAAISGVGVAMLPRELVEADIQAGRLQHLLPGMATTPGLVHAIFPTRRGMVPAVRHLLDALVAGFDDLNRQR
- a CDS encoding DUF4148 domain-containing protein, which encodes MKSFTRMVLIAALFAAPVVSFAQSSQPESRAQVRADLVQLEKAGYDPHDWIHYPENIQAAEAKVAAQNAIAQAQAPVSGYGGAVDGTSRSGAASGM
- a CDS encoding MarR family winged helix-turn-helix transcriptional regulator, which encodes MSLAASKQATSARTRKKSVSTQPEAGRAEAATNPHSPGSSNVEFITQQWQREYRNLDLSNFLLAVYFMRIGTLVEVAFDKRCQERWGISGSDMRVLLALRRSGHPYAKRPTDLYRSLLVTSGAITKKIDRLASLGMVERQSDPSHGGGSIVHLTRKGLDVVEKAIVKLAEESSIAPAMAHFTEAERASGTEFCLRTLALMEELNVPAIEDTENIESASRTKAARRPSRNSR
- a CDS encoding enoyl-CoA hydratase/isomerase family protein is translated as MDSIYFERRQNVGHIVLANPPSNLIAADFADCLERAVREASKADIRSLLIRAQGPDFSKGGDVLDFIDKGFDDWRTFISQIHHTYRSIESLQIPTIAAVRGAAFGGAFELALACDFIVAAENATFRCIEASVGSAPVAGGVQRLAERVGRAYAARYAMLSEPMSGATAGQLGVAAFVVGEDQVENVAEDLAIKLANGPTRSYGAIRALLKAWSGGGVPGADALVLDLTMGLHMTEDARKGRTARAEAVARGEEPAPVVFLGK
- a CDS encoding VOC family protein gives rise to the protein MAEVDIQTVYFVAKDIGRLENFYGSALGMPVQFRDENKWTQFRLQRSAFALCSVEEAAQGAVGAVPVFQVAGEAQDEVRQKILSAGGQLLAERDMGTHGIVATYKDPEENIFQVFSKSPAH
- a CDS encoding LLM class flavin-dependent oxidoreductase translates to MKFGIFDQNDRNGLPIHKQYEDRMEIIEFYDRLGFHCYHMSEHHATTLSACPSQSVFLAAAAQRTRTLRLSPLVYILPIHHPVRLAEEICMLDNLSGGRLEYGVGRGASPHEIAALGIDPATAQARYIESYEIIKRYLSSDTLDYQGTFWQFNDMPVELKPLQTPPPTWYALASPESTVWPAQEKMNIVCGGPVQRVRAITERYREEFSKRHPSAAEPLIGVNRYIVVAETDQEAMKIASRAWSVFYPNFYKLWKKHGTEPVNQKLPPTIATLVESGLAVVGRPETVREKLLEQAHDGDFNYLIGTFMFGDMSVAEAKTSIGLFHESVMPAFSELQKVPS
- a CDS encoding flavin reductase, with the protein product MNGSTLVDHERPPIRTFDKRQLRDVLGSFVTGVTVVTTRDAEGGMHGLTANSFSSVSLDPPLVLWSQATSAGSHSAFKDAERFTINILAEHQYDLANHFATRSPDKFSGIDYDLGVDGLPLLRNCSAWLECKVVSRFPGGDHVIFVGSVDCIRQSTRRPLVFGGGQYLVADPHDLGRAPVGTEGAMKSQPHAVRLASRAMLRLAHTLDKTLALVAWGNHGPTVIAWQAATTPVVADLPLGLVLPVTTSASGLALAAFLPPEAVDRFVTAELRDNGRQASGELTLTAESFASVLESVRASHVATRRPGPFYDDRVLANAISVPILSPSGLAVLALTAIGPAEHFDAAADSPCAEALRDAAHEISAALGDA
- a CDS encoding alpha/beta fold hydrolase, which encodes MTETDSQLLESSLPAIEQAALNLPTLGDKRVITYRVAGDERAPAIVLLHGIGSSSAGYRAQLAALCRHHRVIAWDAPGYGQSSPFAIGTPAATDYADALMALLSALGIARATVVGSSWGSVIAATFAARYPSATRALVLSAPNVARGHLSGAERDQAREVLMRSAAAQSPEARAAVVNALVAPNAGPLVRAVVSRLRDAVTATGWEHAVDMLFSTYTPSVVASIQAPLSVIIGNLDRVAPIDDHARPIHEAAHDSTLHVLDAIGHMPKLEAPGAFNSIVLAAAAAGTD
- a CDS encoding IclR family transcriptional regulator, translating into MTNVTARRGIQSVEIAFRILSALQTSERALPLKEIAALSELSPSATSNYMISLVRTGLASTDEKPGCYKLGPASLALGMSAINQLDGFDIVRREVIALREATLSGAAVTAWTEDGPVSLFKQEGQTRSILELRTGLIPLVTTAAGKLFIACLQPGRTDDLISRELSAEQEWSPASLREEAITELRTCGFTTVHRGDMGYVSVAAPIWDRDGYLRFAISLIGSPATLDTEIEGKQIKALLDSAVRATVALGGKVPSKIG